Sequence from the Candidatus Methylomirabilota bacterium genome:
GGACGCCGATATCGACCGCGCCATGAGCGGCAACATCTGCCGCTGCGGGACGTACGTCCGCATCCGCGCGGCCATTCACCGGGCCGCCCAGGTCAGCAAGGGCGGCGCATGATGGCCGTGGCGCGCGGGAAGATCAGCCGGCGGACCCTCATTAAAGGAGGGCTCGCCATGGGAGCGGGCCTCGTCGTGGGCTTCGAGTTCCCGCTCGGGGGGCGCCGAGCCGTGGCCCAGCAGACACCCGGGCTCTTCACGCCCAACCAGTGGATCACGATCGATCGCGACGGCCTCGTCACCATCGTCAACTCCGTGGTCGAGATGGGCCAGGGATCGCTGACGACCATGCCGATGATCGTGGCCGACGAGCTCGACGCAGATCTCGACCGCATCAAGGTCCAGCAGGCGCCGGCCAACCCGGCGCTGTACGCGAATCCGATGACGAAGACGCAGTCCTACGGCGGCAGCCGCGGGGTGCGCGACCACATGCAGATGCTGCGCAAGGCGGGAGCGGCCGCGCGCGAGATGCTGATGCAGGCCGCGGCCAACGAGTGGGGCGCGCCCGTGGGCGAGGTCACGACGGAGCCCGGCGTGGTCATCCACAAGCCGACGGGGCGGCGGCTTCCCTACGGCGCGCTCGTGGACAAGGCCGCGCAGCTGCTGGTGCCGCAGGACCCCAAGCTCAAAACGCCCGACCAGTTCCGCTACATCGGCAAGATCGTCCGCCGCCGCGACACGCCGGTCAAGGTCAACGGCACGGCAATCTTCGGCATGGACGTGCAGGTTCCGGGGATGCTGATCGCCTCGATCGAGCGCTGCCCGGACTTCGGCGGCGAGATGAAGAGCTTCGACGCGACCGCGGCCAAGCGGGTCAAGGGCGTGTCGCACGTGGTCAAGGTCACCAACGGCGTGGCCGTCGTGGCCGATTCCTTCTGGGCGGCGCTCCAGGGACGCAAGGCGCTCACCGTGAGGTGGGACGAAGGCGCGCTCGCGACACTGACCAGCGCGCAGATCAGCAGCGGCTACAAGGCCGCGTCGGCGCAGAAGGGGCAGCAGGCGCGCAAGGACGGCGACGCCGAGAAGGCGCTGGCCGAGGGCGGCAAGATCGTCGAGGCCGTGTACGAGGTGCCCTTCCTCGAGCACGCCTGCATGGAGCCGATGAACGCGACGGCGCACGTGCGGGCGGATGCCTGCGAGATCTGGGCGCCCACCCAGAACCCCGGCGGCACGCAACAGACAGGTGC
This genomic interval carries:
- a CDS encoding xanthine dehydrogenase family protein molybdopterin-binding subunit, whose amino-acid sequence is MGAGLVVGFEFPLGGRRAVAQQTPGLFTPNQWITIDRDGLVTIVNSVVEMGQGSLTTMPMIVADELDADLDRIKVQQAPANPALYANPMTKTQSYGGSRGVRDHMQMLRKAGAAAREMLMQAAANEWGAPVGEVTTEPGVVIHKPTGRRLPYGALVDKAAQLLVPQDPKLKTPDQFRYIGKIVRRRDTPVKVNGTAIFGMDVQVPGMLIASIERCPDFGGEMKSFDATAAKRVKGVSHVVKVTNGVAVVADSFWAALQGRKALTVRWDEGALATLTSAQISSGYKAASAQKGQQARKDGDAEKALAEGGKIVEAVYEVPFLEHACMEPMNATAHVRADACEIWAPTQNPGGTQQTGARLTGLPANKVVVNTTFLGGGFGRRSEQDFITDAVETSKAVGKPVKVMWTREDDIQHGFYRPATYNVFRAALDPKGMPVAWWNRIVGPGLQIQKGRVPAYSLDATALAGARDMPYDVPNVLVEWVHKDFGIPVGFWRSVGSSQNIYIVEGFVDELAYAAGKDPFEYRRALLGKSPRHKAVLELAAQKANWGAPLPAGRARGIAVGFSYGSYAAHVAEVSVAPTGKVRVHKIVGAIDAGIAVNPDQVKAQMEGGAIYALTAVFYGEITIERGRVKQSNFHDYRMLRIDEAPEMEVHILDSGQAPGGLGEPGVPTVAPAVCNAIFAVTGKRIRKLPLEPYVARRA